A region of Dehalococcoidia bacterium DNA encodes the following proteins:
- a CDS encoding ABC transporter ATP-binding protein, which yields MQDVVAVEGLRKRYGPIVAVDGVSFTVRRGEVFGILGPNGAGKTTTLEIIEGLRTPEDGRARVLGLDVATQAREVKQRIGVQLQASAYFDYLTLEEVLGLLGRFYRRRLPPRQLLAMVGLQDRARSLVRQLSGGQQQRFSLAAALVNDPEVLFLDEPTTGLDPQARRSLWELIRSVREQGRTVVLTTHYMEEAQQLCDRVAIMDQGRIVALDTPEGLIARLPSPFRIFLETFPPLPEEALKVPGATAVMGGHGLYQVMATDAWAVLPSLLARLGELGSQIRDLRVERATLEDVFLALTGKELRD from the coding sequence ATGCAGGACGTCGTGGCAGTGGAGGGCCTGCGAAAGCGCTATGGCCCCATTGTGGCTGTGGACGGCGTCTCCTTCACCGTGCGGCGGGGCGAGGTGTTCGGCATCCTGGGGCCCAACGGAGCCGGCAAGACCACCACCCTGGAGATCATTGAGGGGCTGCGCACCCCGGAAGATGGACGGGCCCGGGTGCTGGGGCTGGATGTGGCCACCCAGGCCCGCGAGGTGAAGCAGCGTATAGGCGTCCAGCTACAGGCCTCCGCCTACTTTGACTATTTGACGCTGGAGGAGGTGCTGGGGCTATTGGGACGTTTCTATCGCCGGCGCCTCCCGCCCCGCCAACTTCTGGCCATGGTGGGCCTGCAGGACAGGGCCCGCTCCCTGGTGCGGCAGCTCTCGGGGGGGCAGCAGCAGCGCTTCTCCCTGGCCGCCGCCCTGGTGAATGACCCAGAGGTGTTGTTTTTGGACGAGCCCACCACCGGCCTCGACCCTCAGGCCCGCCGCTCCCTATGGGAGCTCATCCGTTCCGTGCGAGAACAGGGCAGGACGGTGGTCCTCACCACCCATTACATGGAGGAGGCGCAGCAGCTATGCGACCGGGTGGCCATCATGGACCAGGGGCGCATCGTGGCCCTGGACACCCCTGAGGGGCTCATCGCCCGCCTGCCCTCTCCTTTCCGCATCTTCCTAGAGACATTCCCCCCGCTACCTGAGGAAGCCCTGAAGGTGCCGGGGGCCACGGCGGTGATGGGCGGCCATGGCCTCTACCAGGTCATGGCCACCGACGCCTGGGCGGTTCTACCGTCCCTGTTGGCCCGCCTGGGGGAGTTGGGGAGCCAGATACGGGACCTGCGAGTGGAGAGGGCCACCCTGGAGGACGTCTTCCTTGCCCTCACCGGCAAAGAGCTACGGGACTGA
- a CDS encoding ABC transporter ATP-binding protein, with amino-acid sequence MLRLNHITAAYGPIVALRDVSLEVEEGTVVTLLGANGAGKTSTLRVISGLLRPQAGTVEYQGMEIHRLSPDRIVRLGIVQVPEGRQLFTNLTVRENLELGAYLRRDRAGIRRDMERVFSYFPILAQRQHQHAGSLSGGEQQMLAIGRALMARPKLLLLDEPSLGLAPMVTREIFQIVRTINQQEGITVLLVEQNARLALDIARKGYVLETGRVVLADTAERLRENEEVRRSYLGY; translated from the coding sequence ATGCTGCGTCTTAACCACATCACTGCCGCCTACGGTCCCATCGTCGCCCTACGAGACGTCTCCCTGGAGGTGGAAGAGGGGACGGTAGTAACCCTTCTGGGGGCCAACGGCGCTGGGAAAACGTCCACCCTCAGGGTTATCTCCGGCCTGCTGCGGCCTCAGGCTGGCACTGTGGAATACCAGGGCATGGAGATCCACCGTTTAAGCCCTGACCGCATCGTCAGGCTAGGCATCGTGCAGGTGCCGGAGGGACGGCAGCTCTTCACCAACTTGACGGTGCGGGAGAATTTGGAATTGGGCGCCTACCTGCGACGCGACCGGGCGGGCATCCGGAGGGATATGGAGCGGGTCTTCTCTTACTTCCCCATCCTGGCCCAGCGCCAACACCAGCACGCTGGCAGCCTCTCAGGGGGGGAGCAGCAGATGCTGGCCATTGGCCGGGCGCTCATGGCCCGGCCCAAGTTGCTGCTCTTGGACGAGCCATCCCTGGGCCTGGCCCCCATGGTGACGAGGGAGATCTTCCAGATCGTCCGCACCATCAACCAGCAGGAAGGGATTACGGTCCTGCTGGTGGAGCAGAACGCCCGCCTTGCCCTGGACATCGCCCGAAAGGGGTATGTGCTGGAGACGGGCAGGGTGGTGCTAGCCGACACCGCCGAGCGCTTGCGCGAGAACGAGGAAGTCCGCCGGTCATATCTCGGGTACTGA
- a CDS encoding branched-chain amino acid ABC transporter permease, protein MQMEIWPYLALLGGATGLIYIMPAVPKRWRLLAAIALALAILCWAPFVLDGYRSSQMTRIVILAIALVGLNILTGYNGQISLGHGAFMLLGMYTMAILLDRREQLGFIDARPWPFWAALIVATGLSAIAGLCIGVPALRLSGPYLAIASLALIIAFPPVVKKYEGLSGGVQGLRFPTPPPPEFLKGLIDKVDWLYFLALISAVITVFLAWNLLRGTLGRALVAVRDSEVAAAAMGVPVARTKVTAFTISAFCAGAAGGLLALVLGSVTPETVTIVDSINLVVGIVIGGLASILGSLLGAFAIVFIPSDAADLIARIPGLGGGIVERAPGAIQGAVVMLVMILMPFGVAGTLRRLAMMRPTQVAQSLRQLPAILALRAQTSLQRLSLAWDIRPWARRPPTNPHHGSQGGGGGD, encoded by the coding sequence ATGCAGATGGAGATCTGGCCATATCTGGCGCTACTGGGTGGGGCCACAGGCCTCATTTACATCATGCCCGCCGTCCCCAAACGATGGCGGCTTCTGGCGGCAATAGCCTTGGCCCTGGCCATCCTGTGCTGGGCTCCCTTCGTGCTGGACGGATATCGCTCCTCGCAGATGACCCGCATCGTCATCCTAGCCATCGCTTTAGTGGGGCTGAACATCCTCACCGGCTACAATGGGCAGATATCGCTAGGCCATGGGGCCTTCATGCTGCTGGGCATGTATACCATGGCCATCTTGCTGGACCGCCGAGAGCAACTCGGTTTCATCGATGCCCGGCCATGGCCCTTCTGGGCCGCCCTTATCGTGGCCACCGGCCTGAGCGCCATCGCAGGCCTGTGCATAGGGGTGCCGGCCCTCCGCCTTAGTGGCCCTTATCTGGCCATTGCCAGCTTGGCCCTTATCATCGCCTTCCCACCGGTGGTCAAGAAGTATGAAGGGCTGTCGGGAGGGGTGCAGGGGCTGCGCTTCCCCACCCCACCGCCGCCAGAGTTTCTGAAGGGCCTCATCGACAAGGTGGACTGGCTCTACTTCCTAGCCCTCATCTCAGCCGTGATCACGGTGTTCCTGGCCTGGAACTTGCTGCGCGGCACCTTGGGGCGAGCCCTGGTGGCCGTGCGGGACTCGGAGGTGGCAGCGGCGGCCATGGGCGTGCCGGTGGCCCGGACTAAGGTGACGGCCTTCACCATCAGCGCCTTTTGCGCGGGGGCCGCTGGGGGGCTCTTGGCCCTGGTGCTGGGCAGCGTCACCCCCGAGACCGTCACCATTGTGGACTCCATCAACCTGGTGGTAGGCATCGTCATCGGCGGGTTGGCCTCCATCCTTGGCTCTTTGCTGGGAGCTTTCGCCATCGTCTTCATACCGTCCGATGCCGCTGACCTGATCGCCCGTATCCCTGGCCTGGGCGGGGGCATTGTGGAGCGCGCCCCTGGCGCCATCCAAGGGGCAGTGGTAATGTTAGTGATGATCCTCATGCCCTTTGGGGTGGCTGGCACCCTACGCCGGCTGGCCATGATGCGGCCCACGCAGGTAGCCCAGTCCTTACGCCAGCTGCCTGCCATCCTGGCCCTGCGAGCCCAGACGAGCCTTCAGCGCCTTTCCTTGGCCTGGGATATAAGGCCCTGGGCCCGTAGGCCCCCCACCAACCCCCACCACGGCTCCCAAGGGGGAGGTGGAGGGGATTGA
- a CDS encoding cytochrome P450: MEPFNPFRPEVIADPYPYYEWYRQEDPVHWSPVLDAWVLTRYEDVSFVLRDPRFSANRRLARNRFVQITVARQDYVSPLGNVVTMLGADPPEHTRLRRLVSQSFTLKAINALRPRIEELVHQLLDGAEAKARREGYFDVIGDLAYPLPVTVIAEMLGIPSEDMDTFKRWSDDIALSLEPFALPQVLERVRQRMQEMVEYFQEALAQRRRRPRHDIVSVLVEAEREGRVRSEAEAIATLILLLVAGNETTTNFLGNAVLALLRHPDQLQRLREDPTLTERAVEELLRYDPPAQTTTRVALQEVEIGGRRIEPYQVVFAVLGAANRDPQVFSEPDRLDLARHPNPHLAFGEGIHFCLGASLARAESQIALRALLDRFPHLRLVEEEPCWRPNYILRGLKRLLVSPSTTGRTWA, encoded by the coding sequence ATGGAGCCCTTCAACCCTTTCCGGCCGGAGGTCATCGCCGACCCTTACCCTTACTACGAGTGGTATCGGCAGGAGGACCCCGTCCATTGGAGCCCGGTCCTCGATGCCTGGGTCCTCACTCGGTATGAAGATGTTAGCTTCGTGCTGAGGGACCCTCGTTTCTCGGCTAATCGGCGCCTGGCGCGCAACCGCTTCGTTCAGATAACGGTGGCCCGCCAGGACTACGTGAGCCCCCTGGGTAACGTGGTCACCATGTTGGGGGCCGACCCGCCAGAGCACACCCGCCTACGCCGCCTGGTGAGCCAGTCCTTCACCCTAAAGGCCATAAACGCCTTAAGGCCGCGCATCGAGGAGCTGGTGCACCAGCTGCTGGACGGGGCAGAGGCCAAGGCCCGTCGCGAAGGGTATTTCGACGTCATCGGCGACCTAGCCTATCCCCTGCCTGTGACCGTTATCGCTGAAATGCTGGGGATACCATCTGAGGATATGGACACCTTCAAGCGTTGGTCCGACGACATCGCCCTGAGCTTGGAGCCCTTCGCTCTCCCGCAGGTCCTGGAGCGGGTGCGGCAGAGGATGCAGGAGATGGTGGAATACTTCCAGGAGGCCCTGGCCCAACGACGTCGTCGACCCAGGCATGATATCGTCTCCGTCCTGGTGGAGGCGGAGCGGGAAGGACGTGTCCGCTCGGAGGCAGAGGCCATCGCTACTCTCATCCTTCTTCTGGTGGCGGGGAACGAGACCACCACTAACTTCCTCGGCAACGCTGTGCTGGCGCTGTTGCGCCACCCAGACCAGCTCCAGCGGCTAAGGGAGGACCCCACCCTCACCGAGCGGGCGGTGGAGGAGCTGCTGCGATATGATCCGCCGGCTCAGACCACCACCCGCGTGGCCCTCCAGGAGGTGGAGATAGGGGGAAGGCGTATCGAGCCCTACCAGGTGGTGTTCGCCGTGTTGGGGGCAGCCAACCGCGACCCCCAAGTGTTTTCGGAGCCTGACCGCTTGGATCTGGCGCGGCATCCCAACCCTCACCTGGCCTTTGGGGAAGGGATCCACTTCTGTCTGGGGGCGTCCTTAGCCCGGGCGGAGAGCCAGATCGCCCTGCGCGCCCTTCTGGACCGGTTTCCCCACCTTCGCTTGGTGGAAGAGGAGCCTTGCTGGCGCCCCAATTACATACTGCGGGGGCTAAAAAGGCTTCTGGTCTCCCCGTCTACCACTGGACGAACATGGGCATGA
- a CDS encoding ABC transporter substrate-binding protein produces the protein MKVLFKWLAMGAIALAVALGALACQEEKAPTTPTARTPTPGVAGPSGWKQVKTDFGVTDKEIIIGQTNVLSGSAAAVYSPVSPAMQAYFKKVNQEDGGVCGRQIRFLVEDDQYSPGPALEKAKKLAEQDKVVAFFGNLGTAAVTGQVDYINDPNGDGNPSDGIPHLLVSTGAGKWNNPQKWPWTTSFIPAYPDEGAILATFLNENAEKLVGKPVKDVRVAILYQNDDFGKDGRDGFKQVFKGQIVTEQAYESTAADITSQLANLRAANPDVVYIYATPAFTAQAHKYMYINNWKPKVMQSYVNPPATLNNLLKDIGGYQAIAGAITTTYTLDLVADANRPEMREHKRIMETYGGPPLQQLSIYGQALAETAVAILKIACERGDMTRKGVMEAAESIKGFQPTVLIPGITITMSKTDHRAIQALMPAEIQADGTVKWLLDKPISTER, from the coding sequence ATGAAGGTGTTGTTCAAGTGGTTAGCCATGGGGGCCATCGCCCTGGCCGTGGCGCTGGGCGCGCTGGCCTGCCAGGAGGAGAAGGCCCCCACCACCCCAACAGCCAGGACCCCCACCCCAGGCGTCGCCGGACCATCAGGATGGAAGCAGGTCAAGACCGACTTCGGCGTCACCGACAAGGAGATCATCATAGGCCAGACCAACGTCCTCAGCGGCTCAGCGGCAGCTGTCTACAGCCCCGTATCTCCCGCCATGCAGGCCTACTTCAAGAAGGTGAACCAGGAGGACGGGGGCGTCTGCGGCCGCCAGATCCGCTTCCTGGTGGAGGACGACCAGTACTCCCCCGGCCCTGCCCTGGAGAAGGCCAAGAAGCTGGCCGAGCAGGACAAGGTGGTGGCCTTCTTTGGCAACCTGGGCACGGCAGCCGTCACCGGCCAGGTGGACTACATCAACGACCCCAACGGCGACGGCAACCCCAGCGACGGCATCCCCCACCTGCTCGTCTCCACCGGCGCCGGCAAGTGGAACAACCCCCAGAAGTGGCCTTGGACCACCAGCTTCATACCCGCCTACCCTGACGAGGGCGCCATCCTGGCCACCTTCCTCAACGAGAACGCCGAGAAGCTGGTGGGCAAGCCGGTGAAGGACGTCAGGGTGGCCATCCTCTACCAGAACGACGACTTCGGCAAGGACGGGCGGGACGGCTTCAAGCAGGTCTTCAAGGGCCAGATCGTCACCGAGCAGGCCTACGAGAGCACCGCCGCCGACATCACCTCCCAGCTCGCCAACCTGCGGGCCGCCAACCCCGACGTAGTGTATATCTATGCTACCCCTGCCTTCACCGCCCAGGCCCACAAGTACATGTACATCAACAACTGGAAGCCCAAGGTGATGCAGAGCTACGTCAATCCCCCTGCCACCCTGAACAACCTCCTTAAGGACATCGGCGGCTACCAGGCCATAGCCGGGGCCATCACCACCACGTACACCCTCGATCTGGTGGCTGACGCCAACAGGCCTGAGATGCGCGAGCACAAGCGCATCATGGAGACCTACGGCGGCCCGCCCCTCCAGCAGCTCTCTATCTACGGCCAGGCCCTGGCCGAGACGGCGGTGGCCATCCTCAAGATCGCCTGTGAGCGGGGCGACATGACCAGAAAGGGCGTGATGGAGGCCGCCGAGTCCATCAAGGGGTTCCAGCCCACCGTCCTCATCCCTGGCATCACCATCACCATGAGCAAGACGGACCACCGGGCCATCCAGGCCCTGATGCCAGCGGAGATCCAGGCCGACGGCACCGT
- a CDS encoding ABC transporter ATP-binding protein, giving the protein MALLELRDVSKRFGGLVAVDNVSFDVEEGKIVGLIGPNGAGKTTVFNLISRLYDPDGGSIRFQGRDLLRLAPHQVLEAGIARTFQNVELFRSMSVLDNVMVAASCRLRVSVAEALLRPPWVGRKEQEARQRAMEVLSLLGLERMAELPAGSLPFAIQKKVEMARALVAQPRLLLLDEPASGLNHEELMALGDTIRTICKQMGVTILVVEHHMNLVMGISDHVVVLNFGRKIAEGPPQEIARNPAVIEAYLGEEMDAAS; this is encoded by the coding sequence ATGGCCTTGCTGGAGCTGCGTGACGTCTCCAAGCGCTTTGGCGGCCTTGTGGCAGTGGACAATGTGAGCTTCGATGTGGAGGAGGGGAAGATAGTGGGGCTCATCGGCCCCAACGGCGCTGGCAAGACCACCGTCTTCAACCTTATAAGCCGTCTTTACGACCCCGATGGCGGCTCCATAAGGTTCCAGGGGCGGGACCTCCTGCGGCTAGCGCCGCATCAGGTGCTGGAGGCAGGCATCGCCCGCACCTTTCAGAACGTGGAGTTGTTCCGTAGCATGTCCGTCCTGGACAACGTGATGGTGGCAGCCAGCTGCCGGCTGCGGGTGAGCGTGGCGGAGGCGCTGCTGCGTCCCCCCTGGGTGGGACGCAAGGAACAGGAGGCCCGGCAGAGGGCCATGGAGGTCCTCTCCCTGTTGGGCCTGGAGAGGATGGCAGAGCTGCCGGCCGGGTCCCTCCCCTTCGCCATCCAGAAGAAGGTGGAGATGGCGCGGGCGCTGGTGGCCCAGCCACGGCTTCTTCTTTTGGACGAGCCGGCCTCGGGGCTCAACCACGAGGAGCTAATGGCCTTAGGCGACACCATCCGCACCATCTGCAAGCAGATGGGGGTCACCATCTTGGTGGTGGAGCACCATATGAACCTGGTAATGGGCATCTCCGACCACGTGGTGGTTCTGAATTTTGGACGTAAGATCGCTGAGGGGCCACCTCAGGAGATAGCGCGCAACCCAGCAGTCATCGAGGCCTACTTGGGGGAGGAGATGGATGCTGCGTCTTAA
- a CDS encoding ABC transporter permease, which yields MANLKMLVRDRLTIFWALVFPVMFLGIFALFNLDEPPEVDVALVDQANTPFSQALGQALDSIALFKVKRVAQEAEALAGLRNGDYDLALILPQGLGVPGQTAARAYYSEANVQLNQMALGALRRFFDEFNLQAAAVEPAVELLISPVAGRDIGFMDFLTPGIVGMALMQYGIIGMATLLVTYREKRILRRIQTTPLPVATFLLAQVAAFLALALAQVAVILGIGQVVGADLPSTFFWAFPLALLGDLTFLNLGIVVAGLSRTAPAAAGMGNALALPMMFFSGVFFPTEQLPGALAHMVKFLPLAPLVEALRAVLLHRDPLPTLWDEVGLLALWGALSLVLAIRTFRME from the coding sequence GTGGCGAACCTGAAGATGTTGGTGAGGGATCGCCTCACCATATTCTGGGCCCTGGTGTTCCCCGTCATGTTCCTGGGCATCTTCGCCCTCTTCAACCTGGACGAGCCACCCGAAGTGGATGTGGCCCTGGTGGACCAAGCGAATACGCCCTTCTCCCAGGCCCTAGGGCAGGCTTTGGACTCCATAGCCCTCTTTAAGGTGAAAAGGGTAGCCCAGGAGGCGGAGGCCTTGGCAGGCCTCCGCAATGGGGATTACGACCTAGCCCTAATCCTGCCCCAGGGCCTGGGAGTACCAGGCCAGACAGCGGCCCGCGCCTACTACTCGGAGGCCAACGTCCAGCTCAACCAGATGGCCCTGGGCGCCCTGCGCCGTTTCTTCGACGAGTTCAACCTACAGGCAGCGGCCGTGGAGCCAGCGGTAGAGTTGCTGATCTCCCCGGTGGCCGGTAGGGACATCGGCTTCATGGACTTCCTCACCCCGGGCATCGTGGGCATGGCCCTGATGCAGTACGGCATCATCGGCATGGCTACCCTGCTGGTGACCTATCGGGAGAAACGCATCTTGCGTCGCATCCAGACCACCCCCCTGCCCGTGGCCACGTTCCTGCTGGCTCAAGTAGCCGCATTTTTGGCCTTGGCCCTGGCCCAGGTGGCCGTCATTTTAGGCATAGGACAGGTGGTGGGGGCCGACCTCCCCTCCACCTTCTTTTGGGCCTTCCCCTTGGCCCTTCTGGGAGACCTGACCTTCTTGAACTTGGGCATCGTGGTGGCGGGGCTCTCCCGCACAGCGCCAGCAGCAGCCGGCATGGGCAACGCCCTGGCATTGCCCATGATGTTCTTCTCGGGGGTCTTCTTCCCCACGGAGCAGCTGCCCGGGGCCCTGGCGCACATGGTGAAGTTCCTGCCTCTAGCACCTTTGGTGGAGGCCCTGCGGGCTGTGCTCCTGCATCGCGACCCCCTGCCCACCTTGTGGGACGAGGTGGGCCTCCTGGCCCTCTGGGGCGCCCTCTCTCTCGTCCTGGCCATTCGCACCTTCAGGATGGAATAG
- a CDS encoding branched-chain amino acid ABC transporter permease: MEALFLAPPPWEDWSLFGQQIVAGLATGAMYALFALALVLIYRSTDIINFAQSEMAMFGTFCMWSLHLAGLAPWQLILLGVLFGFALGAVVERIVIRPVEDKPHLNVVVVTLGLFLLLNSTAIWIWAKGELPKRFPSPFSFKGVDLGFATIPEHQLGLLVVGLGVMILLALLFSRTKVGLAMRATAQNPLASRLMGINVGRMLTLGWALSAALGGLAGALIAPITFLHPGFMLPIFLYASAAAVLGGLTSAPGAVVGGFIIGVGENLLGTYTPAKWLGPEMKLPIIMLVLVLILLVRPTGLFGERAVRRV, from the coding sequence ATGGAAGCGCTATTTCTAGCCCCACCCCCCTGGGAGGACTGGTCCCTCTTTGGCCAGCAGATAGTGGCTGGGCTAGCCACGGGAGCCATGTACGCCCTCTTCGCCCTGGCCCTCGTCCTCATCTACCGCTCCACCGATATCATCAACTTCGCCCAGAGCGAGATGGCCATGTTCGGCACCTTCTGCATGTGGTCGCTGCATCTGGCCGGTCTCGCCCCGTGGCAGCTCATCCTGTTGGGCGTCCTCTTCGGATTCGCTCTAGGGGCGGTGGTGGAACGGATAGTCATACGGCCAGTGGAAGACAAGCCACACCTGAATGTGGTGGTAGTCACCTTGGGCCTGTTCCTGCTCCTCAACAGCACCGCCATCTGGATATGGGCGAAAGGCGAGCTGCCCAAGCGCTTCCCTTCTCCCTTCTCCTTTAAGGGAGTGGACTTGGGCTTCGCCACCATTCCCGAGCACCAGCTGGGCCTTCTTGTGGTGGGCCTTGGCGTGATGATCCTGCTGGCCCTGCTGTTCAGCCGCACCAAGGTGGGGCTGGCCATGCGGGCCACCGCCCAAAACCCTCTGGCCTCGCGCCTCATGGGCATTAACGTGGGGCGCATGCTCACCTTGGGGTGGGCCCTTTCGGCAGCCCTGGGTGGTCTGGCCGGGGCCCTTATCGCGCCCATCACCTTCCTCCATCCCGGGTTTATGCTCCCCATCTTCCTATATGCTTCGGCGGCCGCCGTGCTGGGGGGCCTCACCAGCGCCCCTGGAGCGGTGGTGGGGGGGTTCATCATCGGCGTGGGCGAGAACCTGTTGGGCACCTATACGCCAGCTAAATGGCTGGGCCCGGAGATGAAGCTTCCCATCATCATGCTGGTGCTGGTCCTCATACTACTGGTGAGGCCCACTGGGCTCTTTGGCGAGCGGGCCGTCAGGAGGGTATAA
- a CDS encoding chlorite dismutase family protein, with protein sequence MTEERPIRDTSSRRRVVKFTFFKVDPLWRRLSREERERGKDEMCAVVEEFGDRLMIRSYSLMGMRGDADFLLWQIGDRLEDIQRLHTAIFRTHMGPYLSIPYSYLAMTRRSIYVTRDDAAADRSTIHPSSSRYLFVYPFVKTRAWYKLSRASRQGMMDEHIAVGRKYPSVKLNTTYSYGLDDQEFVVAFETDEPADFLDLVMELRETEASQYTLRDTPIFTCIAMPLREALDALGAPGDVEIAPAPSTRGWRRAIPLHELPPGSRRVVYLAGEEVALLNVEGRIVAFGARCPHANGPLADGQLEGESIVCPWHGSRFHLGTGQPVGGPAARPLTLFPTKVEDGHIWVMA encoded by the coding sequence GTGACAGAGGAGCGCCCCATAAGGGATACCAGTAGTCGCCGCCGCGTCGTCAAGTTCACCTTCTTTAAGGTGGATCCCCTCTGGCGCCGGTTGTCCAGGGAGGAGAGGGAGAGGGGTAAGGACGAGATGTGCGCGGTGGTGGAGGAGTTCGGCGACCGCCTGATGATCCGCAGCTATAGTCTTATGGGCATGCGGGGAGACGCCGATTTCCTCCTTTGGCAGATAGGGGACCGATTGGAGGACATTCAGCGGCTGCACACCGCCATCTTCCGCACCCATATGGGGCCTTACCTCTCTATCCCTTACTCCTATCTGGCCATGACCCGCCGCTCCATTTACGTGACCAGGGACGATGCGGCTGCCGACAGGAGCACCATCCACCCCAGCAGCTCACGCTACCTCTTCGTGTACCCCTTTGTGAAGACGCGGGCCTGGTATAAGCTGTCGCGGGCATCCCGCCAGGGGATGATGGACGAGCACATCGCCGTGGGCCGCAAATATCCCTCGGTCAAGCTCAACACCACCTACTCATATGGGCTGGATGACCAAGAGTTTGTGGTGGCCTTCGAGACGGATGAGCCAGCTGACTTCCTAGATTTGGTGATGGAGCTGCGGGAGACGGAGGCCAGCCAGTACACCCTGCGTGATACCCCCATTTTTACCTGCATCGCCATGCCCCTACGGGAGGCCCTGGACGCCCTGGGGGCCCCCGGTGATGTCGAAATAGCCCCGGCGCCCTCCACCAGGGGGTGGCGGCGGGCCATCCCCCTCCACGAGCTCCCTCCGGGGTCGCGGCGGGTGGTCTATTTGGCTGGGGAGGAGGTGGCCTTGTTGAACGTGGAGGGCCGCATCGTGGCCTTTGGGGCTCGCTGCCCTCACGCCAACGGCCCCTTGGCAGACGGGCAGCTGGAGGGCGAGTCCATCGTCTGCCCCTGGCATGGGTCCCGTTTCCATCTAGGGACGGGGCAGCCTGTAGGTGGGCCTGCGGCTCGCCCCCTCACCTTGTTCCCGACAAAGGTGGAGGACGGCCATATCTGGGTGATGGCGTAA
- a CDS encoding aldo/keto reductase, with amino-acid sequence MKYRRLGKTDLLVSEVGFGVWSVATTWWGVTDEALGVRLLRQAYELGINFFDTADVYGNGRGETMLAQALEGVPRDRVVIATKFGYDFYRYGDRRQGHGELPQDFSPAFMRRALEESLRRLRTDYVDLYQLHNPRLGAIEDDELFAALEELRRQGKIRYIGVALGPDIGWEEEGMAAMQRRGVESLQIIYSILEQQPARRFFPVARTTGTGLLARVPHASGLLDGSYRPGMTFPPGDHRAHRKREWLERSLRRVERIGFIYGEGTGRSIAQAAIQFCLSEPSVASVLPNITKEEELREFAAAPDTPPLTEEEVARLHDLFDHDFYLDTPEVPTLGGGR; translated from the coding sequence ATGAAGTATAGGCGCTTGGGCAAGACGGACCTGTTGGTCTCTGAGGTGGGGTTCGGGGTGTGGTCGGTGGCTACCACCTGGTGGGGTGTGACGGACGAGGCCCTGGGCGTGCGTCTCTTACGTCAGGCTTACGAGCTGGGCATTAACTTCTTTGATACCGCGGACGTGTATGGCAACGGCAGAGGGGAGACCATGCTGGCCCAGGCCCTAGAGGGCGTCCCCCGTGATAGGGTGGTTATCGCCACCAAGTTCGGCTATGACTTTTACCGCTACGGCGACCGGAGGCAGGGCCATGGCGAGCTCCCCCAGGACTTCTCCCCCGCCTTTATGCGCCGGGCTCTGGAGGAAAGCTTGCGCCGCCTCCGCACAGATTACGTGGACCTGTACCAGCTCCACAACCCCCGTCTGGGCGCCATCGAGGACGACGAGCTGTTCGCTGCTCTGGAGGAACTGCGGCGGCAGGGCAAGATCCGTTATATCGGGGTGGCCCTTGGCCCCGACATTGGCTGGGAGGAGGAGGGGATGGCGGCCATGCAGAGGCGGGGGGTGGAGAGCCTCCAGATCATCTATAGCATCCTGGAGCAGCAGCCCGCCCGCCGCTTCTTCCCCGTGGCGCGGACCACGGGGACTGGCCTGCTAGCGCGGGTGCCTCACGCCTCTGGCCTCTTGGACGGCTCATATCGCCCAGGCATGACCTTCCCCCCAGGTGATCACCGGGCCCACCGCAAGCGGGAGTGGCTGGAGCGGTCCCTGCGCCGGGTGGAGAGGATAGGCTTCATCTACGGGGAAGGCACGGGCAGGAGCATCGCCCAGGCAGCCATCCAGTTCTGTCTCTCGGAGCCCAGCGTGGCCTCCGTCCTCCCCAACATCACCAAAGAGGAGGAGCTGCGGGAATTCGCCGCCGCTCCTGACACGCCACCCCTCACAGAGGAGGAGGTGGCCCGCCTACACGACCTCTTTGATCATGACTTCTATCTGGACACCCCAGAAGTGCCGACCTTGGGAGGTGGACGGTGA